One Rhizobiales bacterium GAS188 DNA window includes the following coding sequences:
- a CDS encoding Predicted oxidoreductase, giving the protein MKYRLLGGTGLRVSEYTLGTMSFGSDGNTDEAECIRIVHTALDRGINFIDTADTYSHGEAEQVVGRAIVGRRDKIVLATKFRLPAGDGQNEQGGSRYWIMTQVENSLRRLGTDHIDLYQMHRPDLQTDLDETLEALTNLVTQGKVRYLGCSTFPSWYLAETQAVSRLRQLSRFVNESSPYSMFVRIAERETLPAVQYYRMGFTAWSPLNGGWLTGKYRTDARPAPDSRAERVKGKWGEHYPILQSRFDMQRPGNRRKLALLADLEALSQDASLRLMHLAQAFPLSHPAVTSVIIGPRKLSQYHDIQAGFDTRLDSATLDRIDALIAPGDLIEEADRGYVSPWMTPERRRKDGSRVSVRRRAPSADMDGVEAGSHE; this is encoded by the coding sequence ATGAAGTATCGACTTTTGGGAGGGACCGGTCTGCGAGTCAGCGAGTACACGCTCGGGACCATGAGTTTCGGCTCAGACGGAAATACGGATGAGGCCGAATGCATCCGCATCGTGCACACCGCGCTCGACCGGGGCATCAATTTCATCGATACCGCAGATACCTACTCCCACGGCGAGGCCGAACAGGTTGTCGGCAGGGCAATCGTTGGGCGGCGCGACAAAATCGTTCTGGCAACGAAATTCCGGCTACCCGCAGGCGACGGTCAAAACGAGCAAGGCGGCTCGCGCTACTGGATCATGACTCAAGTCGAGAACAGCCTGAGGCGTCTCGGAACGGATCATATCGACCTCTATCAGATGCATCGCCCGGATCTACAAACCGACCTCGACGAGACACTCGAGGCGCTCACCAACTTGGTAACACAAGGCAAGGTTCGGTATTTGGGATGCTCGACTTTTCCGAGCTGGTATCTAGCCGAAACCCAGGCCGTCAGCCGGTTGCGGCAGTTGTCACGTTTTGTAAATGAAAGCTCCCCCTATTCGATGTTCGTGCGCATCGCGGAGCGGGAAACGCTGCCTGCTGTGCAATATTATCGGATGGGTTTCACGGCTTGGAGCCCGCTCAACGGCGGTTGGCTGACTGGAAAATATCGGACTGATGCAAGGCCGGCGCCCGATTCGCGGGCCGAACGCGTCAAGGGGAAATGGGGAGAACACTATCCAATTCTGCAATCGCGCTTTGACATGCAGCGCCCGGGCAACCGCCGAAAACTTGCTCTGTTAGCCGACCTTGAAGCGCTGTCTCAAGACGCCAGCCTGCGACTGATGCATCTGGCGCAAGCCTTCCCGTTATCTCACCCGGCGGTTACCTCGGTCATCATCGGTCCGCGTAAGCTTTCACAATACCACGACATCCAAGCTGGATTCGACACGCGGTTGGATTCCGCCACATTAGACAGGATCGACGCGCTCATCGCTCCGGGCGATCTCATTGAGGAAGCCGATCGCGGCTACGTCTCACCCTGGATGACACCGGAGAGACGGCGCAAAGACGGCAGCAGGGTAAGCGTTCGACGAAGGGCGCCTTCCGCTGATATGGACGGAGTGGAGGCTGGCTCACATGAGTGA
- a CDS encoding Predicted dehydrogenase produces the protein MVERTTGTAVRIGVVGAGAIGRRHVQYCVDEPATTLIGIADPASDAASLAHEFGVPHFRSLEDMLDAQRIDGIIVAVPTPLHCKVALTAIRRGIAVLIEKPITEHPAEATELIETANSTGAKILVGHHRRHNPIVQEARDIVTSELGQLLAVNVLWAVLKPRSYFEPEWRRVAGAGPVLTNLVHDVDLLRFMCGEIVKVTAAARRSARGHEVEDTAAVLLHFESGALGTITCCDASPSPWSWDANSGENPNFPVSRENSYRFLGSDGSLEFPDLHLWKYRVAGEAGWTRPISREGRVVMPADAYARQLQHFCRVIDEQEEPLVSAKDARRSLQVTAAILRSAALGKTIDPSEIGEVAQ, from the coding sequence GTGGTTGAGCGGACAACCGGCACAGCCGTGCGCATTGGCGTCGTAGGAGCGGGCGCGATCGGTCGCCGTCATGTGCAATATTGCGTCGATGAGCCCGCAACGACCCTCATCGGTATTGCCGATCCGGCAAGTGACGCCGCGAGCCTCGCTCACGAGTTTGGCGTGCCTCACTTTCGCTCTCTGGAAGACATGCTGGATGCTCAGCGCATCGACGGGATTATCGTCGCGGTGCCGACGCCGTTGCATTGCAAGGTGGCTCTGACTGCAATTCGACGTGGAATTGCGGTGTTGATCGAGAAGCCTATTACCGAGCACCCGGCTGAAGCGACGGAGCTGATTGAGACAGCCAATTCAACGGGCGCGAAAATTCTGGTTGGGCATCATCGCCGCCATAATCCCATCGTGCAGGAAGCGCGCGATATTGTGACAAGCGAACTTGGCCAGTTACTGGCGGTCAACGTGTTGTGGGCCGTCCTTAAACCCCGCAGCTATTTCGAGCCGGAGTGGCGGCGGGTTGCTGGCGCTGGCCCCGTCCTGACCAATCTTGTTCATGACGTTGATCTGCTGCGGTTCATGTGCGGGGAGATCGTCAAGGTTACCGCGGCGGCCCGTCGGTCCGCGCGCGGGCACGAAGTCGAGGATACCGCTGCGGTCCTTTTACACTTTGAAAGCGGAGCGCTCGGCACGATCACCTGCTGCGACGCCAGCCCATCGCCCTGGTCATGGGATGCGAATTCCGGCGAGAACCCCAATTTCCCGGTGAGCCGCGAAAACTCCTACCGCTTTCTTGGCAGCGATGGCTCGCTTGAGTTTCCGGATCTGCATCTATGGAAATATCGCGTCGCTGGAGAGGCCGGTTGGACACGGCCAATCAGTCGGGAAGGCCGCGTGGTGATGCCCGCGGACGCCTATGCTCGTCAATTGCAGCATTTCTGCCGCGTCATTGACGAACAAGAAGAGCCGCTGGTCAGCGCAAAGGATGCACGGCGCAGTCTTCAGGTAACGGCTGCTATCTTACGATCGGCCGCATTGGGTAAGACCATCGACCCCTCTGAAATTGGAGAGGTGGCGCAATGA
- a CDS encoding glucose 1-dehydrogenase — translation MRVLVSGGSRGIGEAVCLRIAEAALARGERPKIAVCGREGSEPQEQVARSVREMGGDAIALAGDLSDVDVAAKLVDAALAAFGGLDALVCNAGVASPAKICDLSVAEWDKMFDINLRGAWLLAKSSYPHLKESRGAACFTSSMSGQVPHEGSGAYSPTKAALTMLAQTLALEWAPDGIRVNVVSPGMTHTPMSAKMYADPVIKKAREALIPLSRIADPKDIANAIEFMISPLSSYVTGQDLCVDGGFTKSILSHIPGRPSSKPQGA, via the coding sequence ATGAGAGTCTTGGTGAGCGGTGGAAGCCGTGGGATCGGAGAGGCGGTTTGTTTGCGGATAGCTGAAGCGGCACTTGCGAGAGGCGAGCGTCCGAAGATCGCAGTCTGTGGTCGAGAGGGCTCTGAACCGCAGGAGCAAGTTGCCCGTTCGGTGCGGGAGATGGGGGGCGACGCCATTGCTTTGGCCGGAGACCTCAGCGACGTCGACGTGGCCGCCAAGCTTGTAGATGCGGCTTTGGCGGCCTTCGGGGGCCTCGACGCTCTTGTTTGCAATGCCGGTGTAGCGAGCCCAGCAAAAATCTGTGATCTGTCGGTTGCCGAATGGGACAAGATGTTCGACATCAACCTTAGGGGCGCCTGGCTGCTCGCCAAAAGTTCCTACCCGCACCTAAAAGAAAGTCGTGGCGCAGCCTGCTTCACGTCTTCGATGTCGGGGCAAGTGCCGCACGAGGGGTCGGGCGCGTATAGCCCTACCAAAGCCGCACTCACGATGCTTGCACAAACGCTCGCCCTGGAGTGGGCGCCAGACGGAATACGCGTCAATGTCGTTTCTCCGGGCATGACGCATACCCCGATGTCCGCGAAGATGTACGCGGATCCAGTGATCAAGAAGGCAAGAGAAGCCCTGATCCCTCTTTCCAGGATCGCCGATCCGAAAGATATCGCCAATGCAATTGAGTTCATGATCAGCCCGCTATCGAGTTACGTTACAGGTCAGGACCTGTGTGTTGACGGTGGCTTTACTAAGTCGATTCTCAGCCACATACCTGGACGCCCCAGCTCAAAGCCTCAGGGCGCTTGA
- a CDS encoding 2-keto-4-pentenoate hydratase, protein MRELAEALITARRCGGKLTAGFAELPSVEQGYAVQDCVRALLCRRIAGWKVAQTPDGEVISAPILDDAVFQSGAQVPLETQMSHGFECELAFKVKHRLPVVSRTEYVIDDVLPALGEALAAFELLSCRTEQGFQSPRALLVADNLGSGGVVLGASRADWHGLDLAQIGISLSTAGEAIVEKRGGNPIGNPLQAIVLLANHLARRGLCWDPDQIIMTGAFAGVHQAKAGQYVEAHFEGFAPVAMLAVSVQPVNKE, encoded by the coding sequence ATGAGAGAGTTGGCTGAAGCCCTCATTACGGCGCGCCGTTGCGGTGGAAAGCTGACTGCCGGGTTTGCGGAGTTGCCCAGCGTCGAGCAGGGGTATGCCGTTCAAGATTGCGTTCGGGCTTTGCTCTGCCGACGGATTGCCGGATGGAAAGTTGCCCAGACACCCGACGGCGAGGTGATTTCGGCGCCAATCCTCGACGATGCCGTGTTCCAATCAGGAGCCCAGGTGCCGCTGGAAACCCAGATGTCACACGGCTTTGAGTGCGAGTTGGCGTTCAAGGTGAAGCATCGGCTGCCGGTCGTTTCGCGAACCGAATACGTGATCGACGATGTCTTGCCGGCACTCGGTGAGGCCTTGGCGGCCTTCGAACTTCTGTCGTGCAGGACCGAGCAGGGATTTCAATCCCCGCGTGCTTTGCTTGTTGCGGACAATCTCGGAAGCGGCGGCGTTGTGCTGGGAGCATCGCGCGCCGATTGGCACGGCCTCGATCTGGCGCAGATTGGGATTTCTCTCAGCACCGCCGGCGAGGCGATTGTCGAAAAGCGCGGCGGGAATCCGATTGGGAATCCGCTGCAAGCAATCGTGCTTCTCGCCAATCATCTCGCGCGGCGTGGGCTTTGCTGGGACCCCGATCAGATCATCATGACCGGCGCCTTCGCGGGTGTTCATCAGGCGAAGGCAGGACAATACGTCGAAGCCCACTTTGAGGGCTTCGCGCCGGTCGCAATGTTAGCCGTATCAGTTCAACCCGTAAACAAGGAATGA
- a CDS encoding carbohydrate ABC transporter membrane protein 2, CUT1 family has product MRTTPAERLFSRLTISVLTAIVVGPMAWALVTSLKTEANVITFPPSLLPSPATLASYVAVVRQQNFATELFNSVFYATASIALTLAVSVPAGYAASRLTFPAKRAVMLLILATSMVPGVALLIPTYFVLDAIGLLNNPVAIILLQAARLVPQTIWFMQNFVDAVPMELDEATEVDGATRWQTFWQVILPLIKPGIAAAAVLGVITTWNDYITVAAFAPDIARRTLQVALVNQVFDTIGITWSYVMAFAIISSIPIVALFLVAQRWFIAGLTAGAVKG; this is encoded by the coding sequence ATGCGCACGACACCGGCCGAACGTCTGTTCTCGCGCTTGACCATAAGCGTTCTGACCGCGATCGTTGTCGGCCCCATGGCATGGGCGTTAGTGACGTCGCTCAAGACCGAAGCGAACGTCATCACGTTCCCACCATCCTTGTTGCCGTCGCCTGCGACGCTTGCAAGCTATGTGGCAGTCGTCCGGCAGCAAAATTTCGCGACCGAGCTTTTCAACTCCGTCTTTTACGCGACCGCGTCGATCGCGCTGACCCTGGCCGTTTCGGTGCCCGCCGGTTACGCCGCATCCAGGCTAACGTTTCCGGCCAAGCGCGCGGTGATGCTCCTCATACTGGCGACGTCGATGGTTCCCGGCGTCGCGCTGCTGATACCGACATATTTCGTCCTTGACGCAATCGGGCTTCTCAACAACCCGGTCGCCATCATCCTTCTTCAGGCTGCGCGACTTGTGCCGCAGACGATCTGGTTCATGCAGAACTTCGTCGACGCGGTGCCGATGGAGCTCGACGAAGCGACCGAAGTCGATGGTGCCACGCGGTGGCAAACCTTTTGGCAGGTTATATTGCCGCTCATCAAGCCAGGGATTGCGGCGGCCGCAGTGTTAGGCGTGATCACAACTTGGAACGATTACATCACGGTTGCGGCTTTCGCGCCCGACATCGCCCGCCGCACGCTTCAGGTTGCGCTGGTGAACCAGGTTTTCGACACCATTGGCATCACTTGGTCGTATGTCATGGCCTTCGCAATCATCTCATCGATTCCCATCGTCGCACTCTTTCTCGTCGCGCAGCGGTGGTTCATCGCAGGTCTGACAGCCGGCGCAGTCAAAGGTTAG
- a CDS encoding Predicted dehydrogenase: MRIAIVESTHWHVPLYLDALEGPNLRVVGITDSAQKTGPALAKRFGCEVYRDLDRLLDAQAVDFAFVFGRHIDMPTLAETLIARGVPFAIEKPCGIRAIDVDRLVASAEAQNLYVAVPMIFRMSDTLDIVGHTKMRPDFASFRFIAGPPSRYQVAGTPWMLQRELAGGGPLLNLGVHFIDLFSFLAQEDIESVSAVSSSEINRLSIEDFISVRMVTKQNRICTLECGYIFPSDNDIQREFTFSIRSPDAYYTSGEDQILLRSKSTDGQIDTRRIRARLETDVYYPLFVRRVLEEVHAGSAPVAGLRDASRALRIVEAAYLSASGHGMPVQLNALT, from the coding sequence ATGAGGATTGCGATCGTCGAATCGACGCATTGGCACGTGCCGCTCTATCTTGATGCACTCGAGGGTCCGAACCTGCGCGTCGTCGGTATCACGGACAGCGCTCAGAAGACCGGTCCAGCTTTGGCGAAGCGGTTCGGCTGCGAGGTCTATCGCGATCTGGACAGACTTCTAGATGCGCAGGCCGTCGACTTTGCATTCGTGTTTGGCCGCCACATCGACATGCCTACGCTGGCTGAAACATTGATTGCGCGCGGCGTTCCGTTTGCCATCGAGAAGCCGTGCGGTATCCGCGCGATCGACGTCGATCGGCTCGTGGCCAGCGCTGAGGCACAAAATCTCTACGTCGCCGTACCTATGATCTTCCGCATGAGCGATACGCTGGACATCGTCGGGCACACGAAAATGCGCCCTGATTTCGCCAGCTTCCGCTTCATCGCCGGGCCACCATCGCGCTACCAGGTAGCGGGGACGCCGTGGATGCTTCAGCGCGAGCTTGCCGGCGGCGGTCCATTGCTCAATCTTGGAGTCCATTTCATCGACTTGTTCTCTTTTCTTGCGCAGGAGGATATTGAGTCGGTTTCAGCGGTGTCATCATCAGAAATCAACAGACTGTCCATTGAAGACTTCATCAGCGTGCGAATGGTAACGAAGCAAAACCGTATCTGCACCCTCGAATGCGGGTACATATTTCCAAGCGACAACGATATTCAGCGGGAATTTACTTTCTCGATTAGATCTCCAGATGCCTATTACACGTCTGGAGAGGATCAAATCCTGCTCCGATCGAAGTCAACCGACGGACAAATTGATACGCGAAGAATTCGCGCGCGCCTCGAAACCGATGTCTATTATCCACTTTTTGTTCGGCGTGTTCTTGAGGAAGTTCACGCTGGATCGGCGCCTGTCGCTGGGCTCCGCGATGCGTCGCGTGCCCTTAGGATCGTTGAGGCCGCCTACCTGTCGGCATCGGGCCACGGTATGCCCGTGCAATTGAATGCCTTGACATGA
- a CDS encoding ABC-type glycerol-3-phosphate transport system, substrate-binding protein codes for MAKNTDLKLSRRAVVVGLAVAGATTSLGLRKSSAQSGTEISYNSFLDPANANDPRSAAQSRMIEAFEKANPSIKIKVVVDPSGANGIRAARTKSDSPDVIRATNFQQPEFAATGGILPLDDLVARDKIDANDWLIPLEQTKVNGKVWGLQQDYRVPILIYRRSRFAEAQVTTPPGTYDEVGALGAKLTKGNTIAYAIPLGVTGGVGGAQAFVEFVLSSILAGNTGALFAPDGRNIGFSDERLLLAATTIRDLFGKYKASTPVTLQFGYNELQDALRAGSVASASFGLYRYKGMERQVTNNDLAWAAAPSVERGGKHTVYGFQLDINANSPRKEAAWEFVKYMTSPAAQIIAARGGEVVARASVYNDPYFASPEAADQQGWKQLVQQRGRMVTYSVIQSTFNQIAGEAFQRMILRSGTPESSVTEIKNRYTEALAKA; via the coding sequence ATGGCTAAGAACACCGATCTAAAATTGTCTCGCCGTGCTGTCGTCGTTGGACTAGCCGTCGCAGGGGCGACAACGAGTCTTGGGCTTCGAAAATCATCTGCGCAATCCGGCACCGAGATCAGCTACAATAGCTTCCTCGATCCCGCCAACGCCAACGATCCGCGCTCGGCCGCACAAAGCCGCATGATCGAAGCGTTTGAAAAGGCAAACCCAAGCATCAAGATCAAGGTCGTCGTGGACCCGTCCGGCGCAAATGGCATTCGCGCCGCGCGCACCAAATCGGATTCACCTGACGTCATCCGCGCCACGAACTTTCAGCAGCCGGAGTTTGCCGCGACCGGCGGCATCCTGCCGCTCGACGATCTCGTTGCTCGCGACAAGATCGACGCCAACGACTGGCTGATTCCGCTGGAGCAGACCAAGGTCAACGGCAAGGTGTGGGGACTGCAGCAAGACTACCGGGTTCCGATCCTGATCTACCGCAGGAGCCGCTTCGCCGAGGCCCAGGTGACAACACCGCCGGGTACCTATGACGAAGTAGGTGCGCTCGGTGCCAAGCTCACCAAGGGCAACACCATCGCCTACGCCATTCCGCTCGGCGTCACGGGCGGCGTCGGCGGCGCCCAGGCCTTCGTCGAATTCGTCCTCAGCTCGATCTTAGCCGGCAATACCGGTGCGCTCTTTGCCCCTGACGGCCGCAACATCGGCTTCTCCGATGAGCGCCTCCTGCTTGCGGCCACGACCATTCGCGACCTTTTCGGCAAGTACAAAGCATCAACGCCGGTTACGCTGCAGTTCGGCTACAACGAATTGCAGGATGCGTTGCGAGCCGGCTCCGTAGCCTCGGCCTCGTTCGGCCTTTATCGCTACAAGGGCATGGAGCGCCAGGTCACCAACAACGATTTGGCATGGGCGGCGGCACCTTCAGTGGAGCGGGGCGGCAAGCACACCGTCTATGGTTTCCAACTCGACATCAATGCGAATTCGCCGCGCAAGGAAGCCGCCTGGGAGTTCGTCAAATACATGACCAGCCCGGCTGCACAAATAATTGCCGCGCGCGGCGGCGAGGTCGTTGCCCGGGCAAGCGTGTACAATGATCCCTACTTCGCCTCGCCCGAGGCCGCTGATCAGCAAGGCTGGAAGCAACTCGTGCAGCAGCGAGGACGTATGGTCACGTACTCCGTCATACAATCGACTTTCAATCAAATTGCCGGAGAGGCCTTCCAGCGCATGATCCTGCGCAGCGGCACTCCGGAAAGCTCGGTAACGGAAATCAAGAACCGTTACACTGAAGCTCTCGCCAAGGCCTGA
- a CDS encoding multiple sugar transport system permease protein codes for MGPSTRAGAAGVGRSWATPIIWFGPALILLLAVTLYPTAVVVWLSLSRTHYYDIIGWAGLSNYASVLTSSAFWDLTFNSLIYLMGSLAIVLPIGLFCALALQTLKRGASFFRVLLLLPWTLSMAVVGCFWLWLLNPSYGPISYAMNSVGLTPGLMLGDPGIALFLLIVVTAWWSFPYVMVLMSAAVQSIPGELYEAMDIDGGGFWSRLRHVVWPHVNAALGSTALTLSIMYLTLITLILVLTGGGPIGETSTWSFEVFITAFRSVDVSPSAVISIIVLIVNLLLGLVYMRLTGRVSG; via the coding sequence ATGGGACCTTCGACTAGGGCGGGCGCAGCAGGGGTTGGCCGTAGTTGGGCCACGCCGATCATTTGGTTCGGCCCTGCGCTGATTTTGCTTCTCGCTGTGACTCTCTATCCAACGGCCGTGGTCGTGTGGCTGAGCCTCAGCCGCACGCATTACTACGACATCATCGGCTGGGCGGGCCTCAGCAACTACGCTTCTGTGCTGACCTCCAGCGCATTTTGGGATCTCACCTTCAACTCGCTCATCTATTTGATGGGCTCGCTCGCCATCGTGTTGCCGATCGGGCTGTTCTGCGCACTGGCCCTGCAAACCCTCAAGCGCGGCGCTTCGTTCTTTCGTGTTCTACTGTTGCTGCCATGGACACTGTCCATGGCAGTCGTTGGTTGCTTTTGGCTATGGCTGCTGAACCCGTCATACGGTCCCATCAGCTACGCGATGAATTCTGTTGGACTCACACCCGGCCTGATGCTGGGCGATCCAGGCATCGCACTATTTTTGCTGATCGTGGTCACGGCCTGGTGGTCGTTTCCCTACGTCATGGTGCTGATGAGCGCCGCCGTACAAAGCATTCCGGGCGAGCTCTACGAGGCCATGGACATCGACGGCGGCGGATTCTGGTCGCGCCTTCGTCACGTAGTCTGGCCGCATGTCAATGCAGCGCTCGGAAGCACTGCGCTAACCCTGAGCATCATGTATCTCACGCTTATTACGCTCATTCTCGTTCTGACGGGTGGCGGGCCGATCGGAGAGACAAGCACGTGGAGCTTCGAGGTTTTCATCACCGCGTTCAGGTCGGTCGACGTCTCACCATCGGCGGTAATCTCGATCATCGTCCTCATCGTCAATCTGCTGCTCGGCCTCGTCTATATGCGGCTGACAGGCCGCGTTTCAGGGTAA
- a CDS encoding transcriptional regulator, IclR family: MPLGDFVDRVMDIIELLADEPNGLPVSEIGRRLDMPKSAAHRLLSSLVNRGFALQDDTSQRYRLSVKLAAVGFRVLASTGTSDICQPSLDRLAVRTGELVRLTLVEGDTLFWIAKSQGALSGLRYDPDLGQAVVLHATATGKAWLSTMNDEAAASLVKKRGYVVPARFGKPVVRDEASLVKELAATRARGYGMAIEEGEPGTCAMAKAILGRDGVAVGTVSIAGPASRFTPERMKEVAPDLAATVSEIADLWPARLVMNFVSGNALKKSSNA, encoded by the coding sequence ATGCCATTAGGTGACTTTGTCGATCGGGTCATGGACATCATCGAGCTCCTGGCGGACGAGCCAAATGGTTTGCCGGTGAGCGAGATCGGACGTCGTCTCGACATGCCCAAAAGCGCCGCACATCGTCTGCTTTCTTCTTTGGTCAATCGCGGCTTTGCGCTGCAGGACGATACCAGCCAACGCTATCGGCTGAGCGTGAAGCTCGCCGCGGTCGGTTTTCGTGTCCTTGCGAGTACCGGCACCTCTGACATCTGCCAGCCGTCCTTGGATAGGCTGGCCGTTCGAACTGGCGAGCTCGTCCGCCTTACTCTGGTGGAAGGCGACACGCTGTTCTGGATCGCCAAATCGCAAGGCGCGTTGTCTGGCCTGAGATATGACCCCGATCTCGGGCAGGCCGTCGTGTTGCATGCCACAGCGACCGGCAAGGCGTGGCTGTCGACAATGAACGATGAAGCCGCAGCCAGCCTCGTCAAGAAGCGCGGATATGTAGTGCCGGCACGCTTCGGCAAACCCGTTGTTCGCGATGAGGCGAGTCTGGTCAAGGAGCTCGCAGCAACACGCGCCCGCGGTTATGGCATGGCGATAGAAGAAGGCGAACCTGGTACCTGCGCCATGGCGAAAGCAATTCTCGGCCGTGATGGAGTCGCGGTTGGCACCGTCAGCATTGCCGGTCCGGCTTCGCGCTTCACGCCGGAACGTATGAAAGAGGTGGCGCCAGATCTCGCAGCGACGGTCAGCGAGATTGCAGATCTTTGGCCCGCGCGCCTCGTTATGAATTTTGTTTCCGGCAACGCGCTCAAGAAGTCTTCGAATGCCTGA
- a CDS encoding NAD(P)-dependent dehydrogenase, short-chain alcohol dehydrogenase family, producing the protein MRVLVTGVSEGIGGAICRQIAGMPDSAIAMCVRERRAEVDALAAEFQSVGCKILVMEGDLRNPSTPERLVDAAAAQFKGLDAIVSNAGAVDPTSLEAMSLQVWDDMFALTCRASWLLAKAGFSHLKSSQGAFVGISSQSGVHPHRQTGAYSAAKAALIMLCKQMALEWGEHGIRVNSVSPGMIMTPMTQAIYRDDSVARRREAIVPLRRIGVPDDVARAVLFLIDRKNHYITGENIMIDGGLTLSVLDRIPSVARRKTDASWPESAGG; encoded by the coding sequence ATGCGCGTGCTAGTGACCGGAGTGAGCGAGGGTATCGGCGGCGCCATCTGCCGCCAGATCGCCGGTATGCCGGATTCCGCAATTGCAATGTGCGTACGTGAGAGGCGCGCAGAAGTTGACGCGCTTGCCGCCGAATTCCAGAGCGTGGGATGCAAGATACTTGTTATGGAGGGCGACCTTCGAAACCCATCGACGCCTGAGCGTCTCGTGGATGCGGCCGCCGCACAGTTCAAGGGACTTGATGCAATTGTATCGAATGCTGGCGCGGTTGATCCAACCTCACTAGAAGCGATGTCCCTTCAGGTTTGGGACGATATGTTTGCGCTGACATGCCGCGCAAGCTGGCTGCTGGCCAAGGCTGGATTTTCGCATTTGAAATCCAGCCAAGGCGCCTTCGTCGGCATCTCGTCGCAATCCGGGGTGCATCCGCACCGGCAAACCGGGGCGTATAGCGCCGCAAAGGCGGCGCTCATCATGCTGTGCAAGCAAATGGCGCTCGAATGGGGCGAGCATGGTATCCGTGTAAACAGCGTCTCGCCCGGCATGATCATGACGCCGATGACGCAAGCCATCTACCGCGACGATTCTGTGGCCCGGCGGCGCGAAGCCATTGTGCCGCTGCGGCGGATCGGCGTGCCTGATGACGTGGCGCGCGCGGTTTTGTTCCTGATCGATCGGAAGAATCACTACATCACTGGCGAAAACATCATGATCGATGGCGGTCTCACGCTTTCGGTACTGGACCGGATTCCCAGCGTCGCGCGCCGCAAGACGGACGCGTCCTGGCCGGAGTCCGCAGGTGGTTGA
- a CDS encoding 3-oxoacyl-[acyl-carrier protein] reductase — MPESRTIQIDESVKGRIAVVTGGAKGIGEGISRVLSAAGAHVVIADRDEPAAEKLAASLRAAGASAAAISCDVGETAAVTDLVRKIEGEFGAIDLLVNNAGIGDFVSFPEISRERWDRMLNVHLTGAYNCCHAVMPDMLKRRFGRVVNVSSVAGKRGDFIGNAHYTAAKAGMIGLTKSLAAWAAPYDVRVNAIAPGIVDTELTREMSQSHQATTISRIPLGRFARPEEIASVVLFLLSDASSYVIGETINVNGGSYLD; from the coding sequence ATGCCTGAATCGCGCACCATTCAAATCGACGAGAGCGTCAAAGGGCGCATTGCGGTGGTCACGGGCGGCGCCAAAGGTATCGGCGAGGGCATTTCGCGGGTGCTTTCCGCGGCAGGTGCACATGTCGTAATCGCAGACCGCGACGAGCCAGCCGCCGAAAAACTCGCTGCGAGTCTTCGCGCCGCCGGAGCCAGCGCGGCTGCCATCTCATGCGATGTTGGGGAAACCGCGGCGGTAACGGACTTGGTTAGGAAGATCGAAGGCGAGTTCGGTGCGATCGATCTGTTGGTGAACAATGCTGGGATCGGCGATTTCGTCTCCTTTCCGGAAATCTCCCGCGAGCGCTGGGATCGCATGCTAAATGTCCACCTCACGGGCGCCTACAACTGTTGCCATGCCGTGATGCCGGACATGCTGAAGCGCCGTTTCGGCCGTGTCGTTAATGTTTCCTCCGTCGCCGGAAAACGAGGCGACTTCATCGGCAACGCACATTACACTGCGGCAAAGGCCGGGATGATCGGCCTGACAAAGTCACTCGCGGCCTGGGCGGCTCCCTATGACGTGCGTGTCAACGCCATCGCGCCCGGAATCGTCGATACGGAGCTGACGCGAGAAATGAGTCAGTCCCATCAGGCGACCACGATTTCGCGAATTCCGCTGGGTCGCTTCGCGCGCCCGGAGGAGATTGCGTCGGTTGTGTTGTTTCTTCTGTCCGATGCCTCGAGCTACGTCATCGGCGAGACCATAAACGTCAATGGCGGGTCTTATCTCGATTAG